Within Chelatococcus sp. HY11, the genomic segment ATCCACTTGAGGTGGCCGAGATGGGAGGACTTGTCGATGACGAGCCCCTCGACCTGATGGAACATCGGCGTGTGGGTCTGGTCGCTGTCGCAGCGATAGGTGCGACCGGGGCAGATCACGCGGATCGGCGGCTTCTTCGACAGCATCGTGCGGATCTGCACAGGGCTGGTATGCGTCCGCAGGAGCTTGCGCGTGCCGGTCTCGTCAGGCGCGAAGAAGAAGGTGTCATGCATCTCCCGCGCCGGATGGCCGACGGGGAAGTTGAGCGCGGTGAAATTGTAGAAGTCGGTTTCGACGTCAGGGCCTTCGGCGATGGAGAAGCCCATGTCGGCGAAGATCGCCGTGAGTTCGTCCATGACCTGGCTGATGGGGTGGATGCGGCCACGGGTCTCCGGGCCTTCCTGCACGGGCAGCGTGACGTCGACGCGCTCGGAGGCGAGCCGCGCCTCCAGGGCCTTCTCGGCCAGCGCTGTCTTGCGCTCGGCCAGCGCGGACGACACCCGGTCGCGCAGCCCGTTGATGAGGGGGCCCTTCTCGCGCCGCTCATCCGGCGTCATGGCGCCGAGCGTCTTCAGGAGCTCGGAAACCGAGCCCTTCTTGCCAAGCGCGGCGATGCGCACGGCTTCCAGCGCAGCCTCGTCTGCTGCGGCCGCAATGGCTGATGCAATGGTGGTTTCCAGCCCGGACAGGTCGCTCATCATTTCCCTCGGCGGCGTGACGCGGTCGGCCTCACGGATACGGAAACCCGCATCGGAAGCAACTGCCGGGGGCAATTGCCGGTGGCACGATGGCACGTCGATGACAGTCAACACGGCCCGGGAACGAAAAAAGCCCGAGACGCAACAAAACGCCCGGCGGCAATGCTGCCGCCGAACGTGATAGCCTCGGTATGGCGAGAGAGGGCGGTGAGCGCCCCTCGCGATCAGGCCGCGGGAAGCGCGGCCTTCGCCTTCTCGACGATCGCCCTGAAGGCGTCCGGCTCGCGAATGGCGATATCCGACAGCACCTTGCGATCCATCTCGACCCCCGCCTTGCCGAGGCCATCGATAAATCGGCTGTAGGTCAGCCCGTGCTCGCGAACGGCCGCGTTGATGCGCTGAATCCAGAGCGCGCGGATCGTGCGCTTCTTGTTCTTGCGATCGCGGTAGGAATACTGCATCGCACGATCGACAGCCGCCTTGGCGGTGCGGATCGTATTCTTGCGGCGGCCGTAGAAACCCTTGGCTGCCTTGAAAACCTTCTTATGCTTGGCGTGGGATGTCACGCCGCGTTTGACGCGGGCCATGATCGATCTCCTGGGAAATGTTCAACGTTGCGGGAAGGCACTCAGCGGCTGTTGGGGAGGAAGAACTGCTTCACGTTCCTCGCATCACCCTCGAACAGCGTGGTTGTGCCGCGCTGATTACGGATGAACTTCTTGGTGCGCTTGATCATGCCGTGGCGCTTTCCCGCCTGCGCGGCAACGACCTTGCCCGTCCCAGTGATCTTGAAGCGCTTTTTGGCGCCCGATTTCGTCTTCAACTTGGGCATTTGGCTCTCCCGTCAGCCTTTTCGGGGCGGTTGCCCACCCGTCCGGCCGTCACATTGCATGTGAGCAAAAAGAACCGCCACGGCAGCCCTGGTGGCCGGGCGGTTCCAACGAAGGCGGGCTTATCGCAGAAACGAGCCCGCTTGGCAACTGACCCGTCAGCGCTTTCGACAAGCCTGTGACGGGCCGTTCAGCCTATGTGGCGGATATGCCGACTTTTCAAGGCCTTGTCAGCCTCGCGGAGCGAGCACCATCACCATCTGGCGGCCTTCGAGCAGCGGTTCGCTCTCGACCTTGGCGACTTCGGACATCTCGTCCTTCACCTTGACGAGCAGCTTGTAGCCGAGATCCTGGTGAGCCATCTCGCGGCCGCGGAACCTGAGCGTGATCTTGACCTTGTCGCCTTCCTCGAAGAAGCGCTTCACCGCCTTCATCTTGACCTCGTAGTCGTGGTCATCGATGCCGGGACGGAGCTTGATCTCCTTCACCTCGACGGTTTTCTGCTTCTTGCGGGCCTCGGCGGCTTTCTTCTGCTCGAGGAACTTGAAGCGGCCGTGGTCGAGGATCTTGCAGACTGGCGGAACGGAGTTCGGCGCGATCTCGACGAGATCAAGCCCCGCTTCCTCGGCGGCGCGCAGCGCGTCGAAGAGCGGCATAACTCCGCGGTTCTGACCCGTTTCGTCGATCAGCTGGACTTCGCGGACACCTCTAATGTCTCGATTGGCGCGGGGACCCTCCTTCTGTGGAGCCGCGATGGATCTCATAGGCCTACGAATGGGAGTGCTCTCCTGTTGCCCGTCTGGTTGAGCCCTTGTTTCCCGCGTGGGCGAGGCCGCCTCAAAGCGCCTGCGTCACGTGGAGTTACCAGGACGGGTGGTATGTGGTTAACAAAATACGCTGAGCTAATAACATTCACGGCAAGAGCCCTGAAAGTCAACAGATTCCGGGCCAACTCCCGCGTCTATGGGTGCTGCGGTGCAAAAGTGTCGGCCGTTTCGAGCGGTTTGCGCTCGATCAGAGCTGAATAGATGTCCAAAGTCTCGTTGACCATGCTTTCAAGCGAGAAGTTCCGCTCCACATGACGCCTGGCGCGCACGGCCATGCCTTGCAGGGCCGTCGCGCCGAGATCGAGCGCGTCCCCGATCGCTTCGGCGAGTGCATCGGCGTTGCCCGGGGGCACATGCCAGCCGGTGCGTTCCGAGCCCGGCACCTGGGGCGGGCTGAGCACGGTTTCGGGCACCGCGCCGAGATCGGAAACGACAACGCATGTGCCCATGGCTTGCGCTTCCACCGCGACCCGCCCGAATGCTTCCGGCTCCGTCGAGGGGACGGTGACCACGGAGGCAGCGAGAAAGGCCGCGGGCATGTCCACGCAATGGCCCACGCGGCGGACGACGCCCTTCAGGCCGAGCTTCTCGATCTGCTGGTCGAGCTCGCGCACGTAGCCGTCGCGGCCTTGATGGTCGCCGGCGAGCACGAAGGCGACGTCGCGCAGGCCATGGTCGAGGAGCTTGCGGGCCGCATCGATTAGGACAGTCTGCCCCTTCCACCCGGTCAGACGGCCCGCCAGCAGCACGATGCGTTCATGCGGCGGCACGCCCCAGGACTTGCGCAAGGCTTCGACCCTGTCCGGCGGCACGGCGCTGGCTGAATACTGGGCGAGATCTGTCCCGCGATAGACGACACGGATGCGGGCATTGGCGACGGGGTGGGCTGCCCGGATGAGATCGGCCGTGTAGATCGAGTTGGCGATCACCACGTCGCCACGCGCCATCACGGAATTATACATGACCTTGACCGCGGAGCGACCGGCATAGCTGCCGTGATAGGTGGTGACGAGCGGGATCTTGAGCGCGCGGGCGGCGGCGAGCGCCACCCAGGCGGGCGCGCGGGACCGGGCATGGAGGATCTCGACGCCGTCGTTGAGGCAGATGCGGATGAGCCGGCGGACATTCAGCGCCATGGCCAGCGGGTTCTTGGTGCGCGCCGGGAATGGGATCCAGACACCGCCCTTGGCCTGCAATTCACCGACCAGGCGTCCCCCCTCGGTCGCGACGAGCGCGCGAGCCCCTACGGCGGCAAGGCCGGCCGCGATATCAACGGTCGTTCGTTCCGCGCCGCCTGCCTCCAGCTCTGGCACGATCTGCAGGATTGCGCGGCCGGTGAGCGGATGATTGGTCACTGTCGGCAGGATGAGCGGCGCTCCCGCTCGTGTCGATTGGGTCACCGGTGTATGACGCCTCCTGATCGATTCGTGCATGATACTGCAGGAGAAAGTCTTATGGGCAACACGCCGGATCTGCAATTCCTTGGCGTCGGCGCGGATGATGCGCGACGCGACATCGCTGTGCTGTCCCGCTCCGGCGCAGGCCCAGCCGTCGTCTGGCTCGGCGGTTTCCGTTCCGATATGCGCGCCACCAAGGCGACGGCCCTCGATGACTGGGCAGCCGATGCCGGCAGGGCCTTCCTGCGCTTCGACTATTCAGGCCATGGCGAATCCTCTGGCCGCTTCGAGGACGGCACCATCTCGCGCTGGCTGGAGGAGAGCGTCGCCGTCATATCAGCCCAGACGACGGCGGCGCCTATTCTCGTCGGCTCGTCGATGGGGGGCTGGCTTGCGCTGCTCGCCACACTGCGTCTGCGCGCGGAAGGCTCGCCGCGTGCGCCCGCGGGCCTCGTCCTGATCGCGCCGGCCGTGGATTTTACCGAGCGGCTGATGTGGGAGGCCTTTCCCGAGGAGGCCCGGCAGGCCATTGAACGGGAGGGCGTGTTCATGCGGCCGTCGCAGTATGGCGAGCCCTATGCCATCACGCGCCGGCTGATCGAGGATGGACGTCGCCACCTCCTGCTCGATGGGGCCATCGAGCCAGGATGTCCCGTTCACATCCTTCAGGGCATGGAAGATCCCGACGTCCCGTGGCGGCATGTCCTTCGCTTCGTGGAGCATCTACCTGGCGAAGCGGTGACGCTGACGCTGATCAAGGACGGCGATCACCGCCTGTCACGCCCGGAGGATATAGAGCGTCTCGTGGCGGCGGTCGCGGCTATGGCGTAAGCGACTTCTCGCGATTGCCCGCGCCGCTCAGGACGTTGTCCGGATCCCAGCCGTAGCTCAGGGTCTCGAAGCGCATGGTCAGCGCGTCGATCAGCAGCAGGCGGCCGACGAGGCCCTCGCCGAAGCCTACGATGGCGCGGATCACCTCAAGCGCCATCAGCGATCCGACGATCCCGGGCAAAGCGCCGATGATGCCGGCTTCCTCGCATGTCGGCACCGTCCCGGGCGCGGGCGGTTCGGGAAACAGGCAACGGTAGGTCGGGTTGGGCGTTCCGTCCGGCCCGGGTTCATGGGCGCGGAGCGTGGTGAGTGACGCGTCGAATGTGCCAAGCGCGCCCAATACCAGCGGTCGTCCTACACGGAATGCCGCGTCCGAGACCCGATAGCGTGTCGCGAAATTGTCCGAGCCGTCGGCGATGACGTCGTAGTCGGCGAGGAGGGCATCGACGTTGTCGTCATCGACGCGCAGGCGATGCGGCACCACCACCACATGCGGGTTGAGGCGCGCGATCGCGTCGATCGCGCTGTCGACCTTTGACCGGTCGATGTCCGGCGTGCCATGGATGATCTGGCGCTGCAGGTTTGACAGAGAGACAACGTCATCGTCGGCGATGCCGATGGTGCCGATGCCGGCGGCCGCCAGATATTGGAGGAGGGGCGCCCCGAGCCCACCGGCGCCGATCACCAGGACACGCGCCGCCTTCAGCCTGGCCTGCCCGGGCCCACCGACATCACGCAGGATGATATGGCGCGCGTAGCGCTCAATCTCTTCGCTCGACAGACTCACAATCCACCTCGTCCCGGGCTCGGCGGCTCCTGCCCATGCCCTTTTTTATGATGCTCGCAGACCAAGCGCGGCGTTGCTGATCAGAACCGCCACTTTCGCCTATCCCTTTGTCATATAAATATATTTTTTTGAAAATCGATTGCTAGGCTTCGACCTCATGCTCTAGGATCAATAGACTTTCAGGGATGGTCAGGGCAAGCGCGGTCGTCAGGTTGCAGATGGCGGGTGTCGGCGGCAGATGCAATATGCGTCGTGGTGCATGTGACACGATGGAGTGACTGCAAGGAGGCGTCCATGGGCCGAACCGCCGGGAGTGATATGGAGGCGTTGTTCGCCACCGCGAGTGCTGCGCGCGCCCATGCCTACGCGCCTTATTCGGGGTTCCGGGTCGGCGCGGCGGTGATGTCGGCGAGCGGTCGCCTGTTTGCCGGCGCGAATGTCGAGAATGCGTCCTATCCGGCCGGGCTGTGCGCCGAGGCTGTGGCAATCGGTGCCATGGTGGCCGCTGGTGACACCCGGATTACCGCCGTTGCGGTGGTGGGCGAGGGCGAGGCGCTGACGATGCCTTGCGGCGTGTGTCGGCAGAGGCTCAGCGAATTCGCGGGGCCGGATACATCAGTCCATGTGGGTGACAGGGGTGGCGTCAGGCAGAGCTTTCGTTTCGGCGATCTTCTGCCGTTTGCGTTCGGACCTTCCAATCTCGCCCGCTAGGGGCAATCGACATTCAAGTATTGCCGAGAGATACCAACGTCATCACCGGGCTTGTCCCGATAGGAAGGGCGCCTCCATAATTCGGGCTGGCCGGGACGAGCCCGGCCATGACGGCTGAGAAAGCTGAATGTCGATTGAACCTTGAGCGCGTTGCGATCCGGTTGCGTCAGATCGGCGCTCTAACCTCTTTTATTTCAAGCGAGATCTTATCGGCCCACTCCGGTCGGATCATGCTTCAGGGGATGACATCCGTGACCGACACGTCAACGCCACTGCTGTATCAGGCCCGTGCCGCGCTTGAGGAATGGGGCGTCATGGGCCCTTTCGACCATGCGCTGGTGCTTGGCACGGGTCTTGGCAACATCATCGAGGATGTCGAGGGCGCCGTGCAGGTGCCTTATTCCGCCATTCCCGGCTTCCCCGACAATGGGCCGGCCGGGCAGCCCGGTCAGCTCGTGTCGGGCTATATGGAAGGCAAGCGCGTGCTGATCTACGCCGGCCGCGCCCACTATTATGAAACGGGCCACGCCAGGACGATGGCGCTGCCCATCGCGCTGCTCGGCATTCTTGGAAAGCCACCTGTGCTGCTGACCAACGCGGCCGGCTCGGTCAAATCGACCATTCGCGTCGGCAGTCTTTGTGTCATCACCGACCACATCAATTTCTCCGGCCTCAATCCGCTGATCGGCGACCGGGATGATGGTCGGTTCGTCGATATGGCGGATGCCTATGACAATCGTTTGCGCCGCCGGCTGAAGCTCGCGGCCATCGCGGCCGGCATCGCCCTGAACGAGGGCGTCTACATGTGGTTCTCGGGGCCGAGTTTCGAGACGCCGGCAGAGATCCGCATGGCTCGGACATTAGGGGCGGAGCTCGTCGGGATGTCGACGGTGCCGGAGGTCATCCTGGCGCGCCGCCACGGATTGCGCGTGTCGGCGATTTCCGTGGTGACGAGCTATGCCTCCGGCTTCGAGGACGCCCCCCAGCAGCATGGCCCCACGAAGGACATCACCGTCTCGGCCGCCGCCGGGATCAGGCGGATCATCCGCGGTTTCGTCTCGCGGCCCGACGAGATCTGAGCAGGAGGCAGCGCCCCTTGCTTCACGGCGAGACCTCGGGAAAGGCGAGGCGCTTGACGCTGGTGATCGGTCCGCCGCCCCTGCTCACGCTGCGCTCCACCACCTCGCTCAGGGGCTCGACGACGACCATCATGTGATGCGCGTTGGCGTGAAGAAGGCGCACGGTGTCGACCATGATGCCGACATGACCTTTCCAGTAGACGAGATCACCGCGCTCGAGACCACGTCCCTGCTCGCCGTCCTTGACCCGGCTTGCGGCTGATGACTGCTCCTGCCGGTAGGTATCGCGTGGCCAGTTGACGCCGGCGGCCCGCAGGCTGACCTGCACAAGGCCCGAACAATCGATGCCGAGCACCGTCTTGCCGCCCCACAGATAAGGCACGTCGATGAAACGTTCGGCGGTTGCCACGAAGTCGCCGTCACGCCAGGCCCGCAACTGCGCGATATGCCGCGCGATGACGAACCCGCCGTCCGCCAGACGTGCGAAGGGGGGCGGGCCTATCTCCGCCACGGCGATTTCCGCCGCATAGGGCAGCGCGTTGATTGGCGGCAGCTTGATGCTTGGGCCTGGGAAAACGAAGGTGCGGGGGACCGTGACGGCGTGGCTCGGGGGGAGGGAAGGGTACCCAAGCGCTTCCGCCGGCAGATAGCCGACATAGCCATCCCGCAGCAATTGGCCCCAGATCCAGCCCTCGCGCTCCTCGAACACGGCAACGGGTTCGCCCGCAAGGGCTTCGGTATCGAGGGGCGCATCCGGCACGGGTTCCCGCCGCAAAGGCGCCGTCGGGGCCGTGACGCGCAGGAGACGTGGCGCGACAAAGGCGTCGGCGTCGACCGTGCCGCGGAGATGGAGGGCCGCGAGATCCGGGCGGGCAGCTGTCAGACGGGGATCGAAGGCATTCATCGGCGTGTCCTGTGCGTCAGGAATCTCTGCGGCCCCATCGCGGCAATCTCATGACTTCCCATCGCATGCCTTCCCGACTCAGCCTTGCCGACTTAGCCTTGCCGCCTCATGGCCTCAACGTCCCGGCCTTGGCAATCACGATATCACCAAGCCGCTCGACGGCGAGCGCTCCCTTGACGGTGCGCTGCACGATGACGTTGCGGCGATCGTTCTCGTCGCGGCGGCGGGATACCAGGTCGAGCTTGCCCATGCTGTCGAGCGCCCGCGTCACGACGGGCTTGGTGACGCCGAGCTTGCGTGCGAGACCGCGCACCGTATGGGGCGGGGTGTCGAGATAAATCGTCAGGAGAATGGCCATCTGCCTGAGCGACAGGTCGATGTCCTCGTCACGGACGAGTTCCAGCGTGACGTCGTGCCACAATGTAAGTGCCTGCAAGGCACGGATTTCAACGGACATCGGCCGGGTCCGGCAGTCGTTACGGACCCGTATTCATATCGACTGGAATAGCCCAATCACAATCGCTTCTTCGCGGAGAGGTTAAGAGAACGTCGCCTTATGGCGCGCCGCGGCTTGTTCCGGCGCGCCAGTGGCGCTTCGAACCGTCCGGGCTTCACGCGCCGAAGCGTTCCTTGAGATAGGCATAGACGAGCCGCGCCGCCTGCACTTCGCCGCCCTCGGGCCGGCCCGGCTTGGCGGAAGGCGTCCAGCCGAAGATGTCGAAATGCACGTAAGACCCGGCCTTCTCCACGAATCGCCGCAGGAAAAGCGCTGCCGTCATCGAGCCCGCGAAGGCGCCACCAGAGATATGGTTCACGTCGGCGATCTTCGAGGACAGCATGGCGTCATAGGGCGACCAGAACGGCATGCGCCAGACCGGATCGTTGACGGTGCGGGAAAGACTGGCGAGGCGCCCGGCCAGCGCATCGTCATCGGTGTAGAAGGGCGGCAGATCCGGGCCCAGGGCGACGCGCGCGGCGCCTGTGAGGGTCGCGTAGTCCACGATGAGGTCCGGCGCTTCCTCATCGGCCAGCGCCAGCGCGTCACCGAGAATGAGCCGCCCTTCCGCGTCCGTATTGCCGATCTCCACCGTGAGGCCTTTGCGGCTCGGCAGGATGTCGCCAGGGCGGAACGCGGAGCCGGAGATGGCGTTCTCCACGGCGGGGATCAGCACACGCAGGCGCACGGGGAGCCTGGCGCCGATGACGAGTTCGGCAAGCGCCAAGACCGCCGCGGCGCCGCCCATGTCCTTCTTCATCAGGGCCATGCCGGCCGGGGGCTTGATGTCGAGACCGCCTGTATCGAAGGCGACCCCCTTGCCGACAAGCGTGACCTTCGGATGAGAGGCGTCACCCCACGTCAGATCGATGAGGCGCGGGGGGATGGCCGAGGCGCGTCCGACCGCGTGGATCATCGGGAAATTGCCTGAGAGGAGATCGTCACCGACCGTGACCGCGATGGCCGCGCCGTGGCGCTCCGCCACCCCGCGGGCCGCCGCCTCGATGCCGTCCGGTCCCAGATCGTTCGCGGGGGTATTGATGAGATCGCGCCCGAGCGCGACGGCTTCGGCAAGGCGAGTGAGCTCCGCCCCGTCGACGCCCGCCGGCAGGACGAGACGCGCCTTTGGCGGCGCCTTCTTGGCGCGATAGCGATCAAAACGGTAAGTGCCGAGCAGAAAGCCAAGCACCGCGTTGGTCTCGGCCTCGTGCGGCAGCCGTTCAAAGCGGTAGGTGCCCTGGGGCAGGAGCGGCGGCAGCTTGCCGGGAAGAAACGGGTCGGTATCCACCTTCAGCGGCGACCAGCCAAACAGCACGGTGGCTATGCCGCCATCCACATTGGGCAGAATGAGGTGGCTGCCAACGTCGGCGGCGAAGCCTTGCGCCGTCGCGAAGGCCCGCGCCGGCGCGGGCAGAGCGGCCAGCACCTCGGCAAGCGAGTCACTGGAGACGACGATCAGCGGAATCGAATCGGCGACAGAAGAAGTAACGATGGCAGGATGCACTGACGATCCTCAAATCTGATTGACGCACACACAGCAGCGGTCACGCGTGATTTTCTGCGTAGCACGAATGTAACAGGTCATCGAACATTGGTCTCCAGCCATACGCGGATGCCGCGATTGCATCGCCTTTGGCTTTTGCCTTGTGGATGTGGCTGGTAACCTGCCGTTAGGGTTAATCGAGTTTGAATGGAGTCCAAGCCGGGATAGGCCAATTCCAGGTCGACGAGAGCGCATGAAACCTTCACCATCAGCCGCGGCGCTTTTGCGATCGCCGTTGCGTCGGCGGGCCAAGGGCCGGCCGATAGCGGGCCTGGCACTCGCCTGCATGATGTCGCCGCTTCTCGGCGGGTGTATTCCGGATCTGCAAAAAGCGGATATCACCGGCTCGATCTTTCCGGTGAAACGCGCGACCAAGACCGCCGAGCCGACGGAAGCCGATTGGCGCGAGCTCGCGGAGAAGTCAGGAAAACGCTACGAAGCCAATCCCGACGACAAGGTCGCGGCACTGGCCTACGGACGTTCGCTTCGCGAAATCGGCCAGCATCAGCAGGCGGTGGCCGTGCTGCGGCAGGCCGTGCTGCGCGCGCCGCAGGACCAGGCGCTTCTGTCCGCCTATGGCCGGGCGCTGATCGACGTGGGCAATCTACGCGAGGCGGCGGATGTGCTCGCGCGGGCGCATACGCAGGACAAGCCGGACTGGCGTGTGCTCTCGGCGCAGGGGACCGTGGCGGACCAGCTCGGTGACCACCCCGGTGCCCGTCGCTATTACGAAGCCGCGTTGCGCATTGCACCGGACGAGCCTTCCGTTCTCTCCAATCTCGGCTTGTCCTATGCCTTGTCGCGCAACCTGCCCGAGGCGGAGAGGGCGCTGCGCCAAGCGGCCGCCAGTCCGAAGGCAGATAGGCGCGTGCGTCAGAATCTCGCGCTGGTGCTTGGGTTGTCGGGCCAGACGGCGGAGGCGGAAAGCCTCCTGAAGGAGGACATGACGCCTCAGTCGGCCGCGCGCGGTGCCGCCTATTTCAAGCAGTTCGCCGGCAAACCGCGATTGATCGCGCGTGCGGCGAGAGGGGCGGACACGTCTCCGCCTGCGATGGAGGCAAAGCCATCGGGCCGTGCCGCCGCAAACCAGCCGCCCGCTCGCCATGAGCGGGCGCCGGCCATCGACACCAGCAAACCGATCCGTCAAGCCGGGCCGGCTACGGCGAAGGCGAACAGGGCCGCGGGACAAGCTGCCGGGGAGACGCCTCCCGGTCTCCCGTTGCGGCCATCGGTGGAATGATGCTGTAGGTCTGATAGGGCCGTTGCCGCTTCAACGCGCTGTGAATATTGATCTCAACAGCTTTTTGGCGGGTTATATCGCGGTGATGCCGGCTATTTCCATTTGAAGACCTGGATAAGTGCTGGCGTGATGATCACCATGAACAAGACCGGCAGGAAGAAAAGAATCATCGGCACGGTGAGTTTGGGAGGAAGCGCGGCCGCTTTCTTCTCCGCTTCGTTCATGCGCGCATCGCGGCTTTCCTGCGCCAGAACGCGCAGCGCCTGGCCCACCGGCGTTCCGTAGCGCTCTGCTTGAATGAGCGCGGTCGTCACGTTCTTCACCGATTCGACGCCGGTGCGAATGCCGAGGTTTTCATAGGCCTGGCGGCGTTCGGCCAAATAGGAAAGTTCGGCCGTCGTCAACATCAGTTCCTCGGCCAGCGCTATGGACTGCGCGCCGATCTCCTGGCTGACCTTCCGGAAAGCCTGCTCGACGGACATGCTGGATTCCACGCAGATCAGCAGGAGATCAAGGGCGTCCGGCCAGGCGCGCTTGATGGATTGCTGTCGTTTCTGTGTCCGGTTGGCGAGGAAGAGTTCGGGTAGCTTGATGCCGGCGTAGGTTGCCGCGATGACGATGCCAAAGCGAACCATCCCGGGGAATTGGCCGACCTTGAGCACGAACATATAGGTAATCGCGACAATACAGAACCCGATGGGTGATATAAGCCGAAAGAAAAGGAAGTTTATTTCCGCGGAATTGCCGCGATATCCGGCCATGCTCAACTTCATTTTCGCTGTCTCGGTGCCGAGCCATTGCGAGAGATTGAGCCGGTCGACGACTTGCTTCATATAAGCCTTTGGCGCCGGACGCAGGCTCGCGCGCTGGGCTTGTGCAGCGCCAAGGCGTTCGCGCTCGCGTTGGCGAATACGCTCCCGCTCCGATGCGACCGATTTCATGCGCTTGCCCAAGGTGTCCGCGGCCATCAGGGGCATGGCAAGCGTCAGAACCGTCGCACCCACGCAAAGCGCTATCAGGATGCTGAACATGAATTGTCGGTCCGCGATCATGCTGAGGAAAGCTGACATGGCTCACTCCCGGTCCTGCAGGTATCGCGACGGCAAAAGTTCATATGTCGAAGCTGATCATTTTCTTCATGACCAGAACGCCTATAGCCATCCAAAGGCCAGATGCGGACAATGCTAGAAGTCCCGTATTCGTCGTCCAAAGGAAGGCGATGTATTTCGGGCTCGTGATATAGACAAGAGCGGTGACAATGAAGGGAAGGGCGCCGATGATGGCGGCGGATGCCTTAGCCTCCATGCTCATCGCCGTGATCTTTCCCTTCATCTTGCGGCGCTCGCGCAAGACGCGGGACAAGTTGCCGAGGGCCTCGGAAAGATTTCCGCCCGACTGCTGCTGAACGGCGATCACGATGGCGAAGAAATTCGCCTCCGCTGCTGGAATGCGCTCG encodes:
- a CDS encoding leucyl aminopeptidase family protein, with amino-acid sequence MHPAIVTSSVADSIPLIVVSSDSLAEVLAALPAPARAFATAQGFAADVGSHLILPNVDGGIATVLFGWSPLKVDTDPFLPGKLPPLLPQGTYRFERLPHEAETNAVLGFLLGTYRFDRYRAKKAPPKARLVLPAGVDGAELTRLAEAVALGRDLINTPANDLGPDGIEAAARGVAERHGAAIAVTVGDDLLSGNFPMIHAVGRASAIPPRLIDLTWGDASHPKVTLVGKGVAFDTGGLDIKPPAGMALMKKDMGGAAAVLALAELVIGARLPVRLRVLIPAVENAISGSAFRPGDILPSRKGLTVEIGNTDAEGRLILGDALALADEEAPDLIVDYATLTGAARVALGPDLPPFYTDDDALAGRLASLSRTVNDPVWRMPFWSPYDAMLSSKIADVNHISGGAFAGSMTAALFLRRFVEKAGSYVHFDIFGWTPSAKPGRPEGGEVQAARLVYAYLKERFGA
- a CDS encoding tetratricopeptide repeat protein; translation: MKPSPSAAALLRSPLRRRAKGRPIAGLALACMMSPLLGGCIPDLQKADITGSIFPVKRATKTAEPTEADWRELAEKSGKRYEANPDDKVAALAYGRSLREIGQHQQAVAVLRQAVLRAPQDQALLSAYGRALIDVGNLREAADVLARAHTQDKPDWRVLSAQGTVADQLGDHPGARRYYEAALRIAPDEPSVLSNLGLSYALSRNLPEAERALRQAAASPKADRRVRQNLALVLGLSGQTAEAESLLKEDMTPQSAARGAAYFKQFAGKPRLIARAARGADTSPPAMEAKPSGRAAANQPPARHERAPAIDTSKPIRQAGPATAKANRAAGQAAGETPPGLPLRPSVE
- a CDS encoding type II secretion system F family protein, with the protein product MFSILIALCVGATVLTLAMPLMAADTLGKRMKSVASERERIRQRERERLGAAQAQRASLRPAPKAYMKQVVDRLNLSQWLGTETAKMKLSMAGYRGNSAEINFLFFRLISPIGFCIVAITYMFVLKVGQFPGMVRFGIVIAATYAGIKLPELFLANRTQKRQQSIKRAWPDALDLLLICVESSMSVEQAFRKVSQEIGAQSIALAEELMLTTAELSYLAERRQAYENLGIRTGVESVKNVTTALIQAERYGTPVGQALRVLAQESRDARMNEAEKKAAALPPKLTVPMILFFLPVLFMVIITPALIQVFKWK